The Persephonella atlantica genome includes a window with the following:
- a CDS encoding HAMP domain-containing protein yields MESANFIQRSIINKILFITISGAVVVSIVAALIFFFIFASEGTYHFLQNILDYAKTHPATFAIFLGFLTFQASLIPIIMTYFLLKKEIIDPLQEIADRMEKISMGEIDEEIPVKRKDEIGHLQESFERMRMSLKLIIDRLESEEI; encoded by the coding sequence GATCTATCATCAACAAAATACTGTTTATCACTATCTCTGGAGCTGTAGTAGTATCTATTGTTGCAGCACTGATATTTTTCTTTATCTTTGCCAGTGAAGGAACATACCACTTTCTCCAGAACATACTGGACTATGCCAAAACCCATCCGGCAACATTTGCCATTTTCCTTGGATTTTTAACATTTCAGGCTTCACTTATACCTATCATTATGACTTATTTTCTTCTAAAAAAAGAAATAATTGACCCGCTGCAGGAAATAGCTGACAGAATGGAAAAGATATCAATGGGAGAGATAGATGAAGAAATTCCCGTTAAAAGAAAAGACGAAATTGGGCACCTGCAGGAGTCATTTGAGAGAATGCGTATGAGTTTAAAACTGATAATAGACAGACTGGAAAGTGAAGAAATATGA